One Clostridium sp. CM027 genomic window carries:
- the sdaAA gene encoding L-serine ammonia-lyase, iron-sulfur-dependent, subunit alpha — protein MIAKSASELIEICKTENIKLSEYAINLESEQKDTSREELFLHMKEILDVMRQGATSGREKEVYSLSGLIGGDAYKLQKYLESGKSLLGDTAVKAMAMALSSSEVNGSMGKIVACPTAGSCGILPAVILTAGEKLGKSTDEMIEGLFAASAVGMIIGMNATFAGAEGGCQSECGSAAAMASAAVVEMMGGTPEMSLNAGAIVFKNVLGLVCDPVAGLVEIPCAKRNVAGAISALSTADLVMAGVSSKIPFDDTLSAMYKIGIELPASLRETALGGLAVTKTGLALKDKVFSKK, from the coding sequence ATGATAGCGAAGTCAGCTAGTGAACTTATCGAAATATGTAAAACAGAAAATATAAAATTAAGTGAATATGCAATAAATCTTGAAAGTGAACAAAAGGATACTTCACGAGAAGAATTATTTCTGCATATGAAAGAAATCCTTGATGTAATGAGACAAGGTGCTACTTCTGGAAGAGAAAAAGAAGTTTATTCATTAAGTGGTCTTATAGGTGGAGATGCTTATAAACTGCAAAAATATTTAGAATCTGGTAAATCACTTTTAGGAGACACTGCTGTAAAAGCTATGGCTATGGCGTTATCTTCTTCAGAAGTTAATGGTTCTATGGGTAAAATAGTAGCGTGTCCAACAGCTGGATCCTGTGGGATACTTCCAGCCGTAATATTAACTGCTGGTGAAAAGCTTGGAAAAAGTACTGATGAAATGATTGAAGGATTATTTGCAGCTTCTGCAGTTGGTATGATTATTGGAATGAATGCAACCTTTGCAGGTGCAGAAGGTGGTTGTCAGTCAGAGTGTGGTTCTGCAGCTGCCATGGCCTCAGCTGCAGTTGTGGAAATGATGGGAGGAACACCAGAGATGAGCTTAAATGCTGGTGCCATCGTATTTAAAAATGTATTAGGACTTGTTTGTGATCCAGTTGCAGGGCTAGTTGAAATTCCTTGTGCAAAAAGGAATGTAGCTGGTGCAATTAGTGCACTTTCTACCGCTGATTTAGTTATGGCTGGTGTTTCTTCAAAAATACCATTTGATGATACATTATCTGCAATGTATAAAATCGGCATAGAATTACCAGCTTCCTTAAGAGAAACAGCTCTTGGTGGCCTTGCTGTTACTAAAACTGGTCTAGCACTTAAAGATAAGGTGTTTTCAAAAAAATAA
- a CDS encoding BlaI/MecI/CopY family transcriptional regulator yields MKEIPRIAETEWKVMKIIWSDAPVTANNVIEKLSGDVSWKPKTVKTLINRLLNKNIISYEKEGRIYKYYPIFTEEQCVKIERNSFLDRIYNGGFKEMLLNFIEDENLSTEDIEDLKQILDCKKDR; encoded by the coding sequence ATGAAAGAAATACCAAGAATTGCTGAAACTGAGTGGAAGGTTATGAAGATTATATGGTCTGATGCTCCAGTGACAGCAAATAATGTAATAGAAAAATTAAGTGGTGATGTTAGTTGGAAACCTAAGACTGTAAAAACGTTGATTAACAGGTTACTAAATAAAAATATTATTTCCTATGAAAAGGAAGGACGAATATACAAATATTACCCTATTTTTACTGAAGAACAATGTGTAAAAATTGAACGTAACTCCTTTCTTGATAGGATATATAATGGGGGCTTTAAAGAAATGCTTTTAAATTTTATAGAGGATGAAAATTTATCAACAGAAGATATAGAAGACCTTAAACAAATTCTTGATTGCAAGAAAGATAGGTAA
- the selB gene encoding selenocysteine-specific translation elongation factor: MKHIIIGTAGHIDHGKTSLVKALTGRETDTLKEEKDRGISINLGFACFDLPSGRRAGIIDVPGHEKFIKNMLAGVSSIDIVLMVIAADEGIMPQTKEHFEILQLLDVKKGIIVLTKIDMVEEEWLSMVKDDVKEQFKDSFLENAQVHCVSSKTRQGISELACEIDTMTQEVRSKDITGHFRLPVDRVFSVSGFGTVVTGTVISGKIEEGQTVMMYPSKLMSKIRGIQVHDNPVKIAEAGQRCAINLANVKTKDIERGDVISIESVMEPSLMVDCKSYYLLSNSKPLVNRQRVRLYHGTSEIICRVVILDLEEINPGEEAYVQLRLEKPLTAQRNDRFVIRNYSPMYTIGGGSIIEPSAPKAKRFHDDYIEDLKIKESGHSESIIEKTVEKLSSEFPRISDILKSLGKNEGDVQEKLNILVLNQKLLKLKGGDSPVYIHINYLNKKVNTLLKLTSDYHKINPLKLGISKEEIKIKVFGKNIKQKTYDDLLFGLEQKKVINLKSKFIGEYGYEIVLTKEQQSERNTIIKVFEDAHYIPPKYEELLETSKDKKIFTMVFELLLDEEILFKINTECYLLNDYYKEVKDKVKKYIDENESITIAQFKDMMNTNRKYGLILLEHLDGIKFTKRVGDSRVLL, translated from the coding sequence ATGAAACATATTATAATTGGTACAGCGGGGCATATAGATCATGGTAAAACATCACTTGTAAAAGCACTTACAGGTAGAGAAACTGATACCTTAAAGGAAGAAAAAGACAGAGGAATATCAATAAATTTAGGATTTGCCTGTTTTGATCTACCCTCCGGAAGAAGAGCAGGAATAATAGATGTTCCTGGTCATGAGAAATTTATTAAAAATATGCTGGCGGGTGTAAGTTCTATTGATATAGTTTTAATGGTAATTGCTGCTGATGAGGGTATTATGCCTCAGACAAAAGAGCATTTTGAAATACTTCAACTACTTGATGTAAAAAAAGGAATTATTGTGCTTACTAAAATTGACATGGTGGAAGAAGAATGGCTTTCAATGGTAAAAGATGACGTTAAGGAGCAATTTAAAGACAGTTTCCTAGAGAATGCACAAGTCCATTGCGTATCATCTAAAACTAGGCAAGGAATATCGGAACTTGCATGTGAGATAGATACGATGACGCAGGAGGTACGTTCAAAAGATATAACAGGGCATTTTAGGCTTCCTGTTGATAGGGTGTTTTCGGTGAGTGGTTTTGGAACTGTTGTAACTGGTACTGTTATTAGCGGTAAAATTGAAGAAGGGCAAACAGTTATGATGTACCCCTCAAAATTAATGTCCAAAATAAGAGGAATTCAAGTGCATGACAATCCAGTTAAAATTGCAGAGGCAGGTCAAAGGTGTGCAATAAATCTTGCAAATGTTAAAACAAAAGATATCGAAAGAGGAGATGTTATTTCAATAGAAAGCGTAATGGAGCCATCTCTTATGGTAGATTGTAAGAGTTACTATTTATTGAGCAATTCAAAACCTCTTGTAAATAGACAAAGGGTAAGATTGTACCATGGAACAAGTGAAATTATTTGCAGAGTAGTAATACTTGACCTTGAGGAAATAAATCCTGGAGAGGAAGCGTATGTACAGCTTAGGCTTGAAAAGCCTCTTACAGCTCAAAGAAATGATAGATTTGTAATTAGAAATTATTCACCAATGTATACGATTGGTGGAGGCTCGATAATAGAGCCCTCAGCGCCAAAGGCTAAGAGGTTTCATGATGACTACATAGAAGATCTTAAAATAAAAGAAAGTGGGCACTCTGAGAGTATTATTGAAAAAACTGTAGAAAAATTAAGCTCAGAATTTCCAAGGATTTCTGATATATTGAAATCACTAGGTAAAAATGAAGGAGATGTTCAGGAAAAGCTTAATATTTTAGTTTTAAATCAAAAGCTACTAAAGCTTAAAGGTGGAGATTCTCCAGTTTATATTCATATAAACTATTTAAATAAAAAGGTAAATACTCTTTTAAAGCTTACTTCGGATTATCATAAAATTAATCCGCTCAAGCTTGGAATCTCAAAGGAAGAAATTAAAATAAAAGTATTTGGAAAAAATATAAAACAGAAGACCTATGATGATTTGCTATTTGGGCTTGAGCAAAAAAAAGTAATTAATCTTAAAAGCAAGTTTATAGGTGAATATGGCTATGAAATAGTACTTACCAAAGAGCAACAATCAGAAAGAAACACAATAATAAAAGTCTTTGAAGATGCACATTATATCCCACCCAAATATGAGGAGTTGCTCGAGACTTCAAAGGATAAAAAGATTTTTACTATGGTATTTGAACTACTACTTGATGAAGAAATACTCTTTAAAATAAACACAGAATGCTACTTATTAAATGACTATTATAAAGAAGTAAAAGATAAGGTTAAAAAATATATTGATGAAAATGAAAGTATTACTATTGCACAGTTTAAAGACATGATGAATACTAATAGAAAATATGGACTTATTTTACTAGAACATTTAGATGGAATAAAATTCACTAAACGTGTGGGAGATAGTAGGGTACTTTTATAG
- a CDS encoding PTS sugar transporter subunit IIC — MNILIGTGLLLLVLALFTLFSCKAPEGMKAMGALASAACASFLVEAFQSAFFGDVLKLNFLKEVGLSNGSLGGVAAAILVPLALGVSPIYAVLIGLSCSGIGILPGFIAGYLMSFVVKYLEKKLPGGLDLIVIIVFAAPLTRFIGNCMTPVVDGTLLNIGRILTSASSSSPIIMGIVLGGTITVVATAPLSSMALTAMLGLTGAPMAIGALAVFGSSFMNFVLFTRMKFGSKKDTIAVAIEPLTQADITTANPIPIYVTNFIGGSLCGVIIALMGLVNNSPGTATPIAGFAVMFAYNPASKVLIAALGCIIVSIFSGYVGSIMFKNYKIHTAAEIRGEIIPDLKEVS; from the coding sequence ATGAACATTTTAATAGGAACTGGTCTTTTATTATTAGTATTAGCTTTATTTACACTTTTTAGTTGCAAAGCACCTGAAGGAATGAAAGCGATGGGTGCACTAGCAAGTGCTGCCTGTGCAAGCTTTCTAGTTGAAGCTTTTCAGTCTGCATTTTTTGGTGATGTATTAAAATTAAATTTTTTGAAAGAAGTTGGTTTATCTAATGGTAGTTTAGGAGGAGTAGCCGCTGCAATACTTGTACCTCTAGCTCTTGGAGTTTCACCAATATATGCAGTATTGATTGGGCTATCTTGTTCTGGTATTGGTATCTTACCCGGATTTATAGCTGGATACCTTATGTCATTTGTAGTTAAATATCTAGAAAAGAAATTACCAGGAGGCTTAGACTTAATAGTTATAATTGTTTTTGCAGCTCCATTAACTAGATTTATAGGAAACTGTATGACTCCTGTAGTAGATGGCACACTATTAAATATTGGTAGAATTTTAACTTCTGCGTCAAGTTCTAGTCCAATAATAATGGGTATAGTACTTGGAGGAACAATAACCGTTGTTGCCACTGCACCTCTTAGTTCAATGGCTTTAACCGCAATGCTTGGGCTTACCGGTGCACCTATGGCTATAGGCGCATTAGCAGTATTTGGTTCATCATTTATGAATTTCGTATTATTTACAAGAATGAAATTTGGAAGTAAAAAAGATACAATTGCAGTAGCTATAGAACCTCTAACACAAGCTGATATAACCACAGCAAATCCCATACCAATTTATGTAACTAATTTTATAGGTGGTTCTTTATGTGGAGTAATAATTGCATTAATGGGACTTGTAAATAATTCTCCAGGAACAGCAACCCCTATAGCAGGGTTCGCAGTAATGTTTGCATATAATCCAGCTTCTAAAGTGCTAATAGCAGCCTTAGGTTGTATTATAGTTAGTATTTTCAGTGGTTACGTAGGGTCTATTATGTTTAAAAATTATAAAATACATACTGCTGCAGAAATCCGTGGAGAGATTATCCCCGATTTAAAAGAAGTATCATAA
- a CDS encoding penicillin-binding transpeptidase domain-containing protein — MKNKFLNGRFYRCKKLVLVILVIVTLVSGIYFLWWNKTKTISANKYFDSYVNSWKKKDFALMYNMIDAESRKKISEADFVQRYKNIYSGIELKEIDVKIKDSEKKKYDSSIESVKFEVIMDTIAGKLTFDNTGELIKDSKNKTWKILWSSKMIFPELENEDKIRVATLYAKRGEIKDKNDKSLALDGTVAEIDIIPEKLGNDAAKSKGNVSKILQVSLEDINKKLSATYVKPDMLIPIKTISEDETEKISVLLEIPGVMVNEKKARVYPLKEKAAHLIGYIQAISAEEIEKNKGEGYRKDDIIGKTGLEKIYEKTLRGKNGYEIYVVDKNNKKKKSLISKAVQNGEDLKLTIDADMQSLLYDELSKDAGTSVAMNPKTGEVLALVSTPSYDPNNFVMGMSQDLWKSLNEDEKKPLYNRFQSNLCPGSVFKPVIAAIGVKTKKIDAEISKNISGLRWQKDKSFGNYFVTRVVDYGQPSDLRNAFIHSDNIYFAQAALDIGKDTLQAELKEFGLGEKIPFEYGLSKSQFDADGDIKGEVQLADSGYGQGEVLINPLHLAAIYSSFVNKGSMIKPYIKYNGTAKSEMWKSNVFSEEVASTILKDLTQVVENPRGTGHQAYIKGLSLAGKTGTAEIKLSQDDVNGTELGWFAAVNTDSPDLLVIAMAEDVKERGGSHYVVPMVRKVFEKFHPVK; from the coding sequence ATGAAAAACAAATTTTTGAATGGTAGGTTTTATAGATGTAAAAAATTAGTCTTAGTTATTTTAGTGATAGTTACGCTAGTATCAGGTATATATTTCCTATGGTGGAATAAAACTAAAACCATTTCAGCGAATAAATATTTTGATAGTTATGTGAATTCATGGAAGAAAAAAGATTTTGCATTAATGTACAATATGATTGATGCGGAAAGTAGAAAAAAGATTAGTGAAGCAGATTTTGTTCAGCGTTATAAAAATATTTATAGTGGAATCGAATTAAAAGAAATTGATGTTAAAATTAAGGATTCAGAAAAAAAGAAATATGATTCAAGCATAGAGAGTGTTAAGTTTGAGGTTATAATGGATACGATAGCAGGTAAATTAACTTTTGATAATACTGGTGAATTAATTAAAGATAGCAAGAATAAAACATGGAAAATTCTATGGAGCAGCAAGATGATTTTCCCTGAACTTGAGAATGAAGATAAGATACGTGTAGCTACCTTGTATGCTAAAAGAGGTGAAATAAAGGATAAAAATGATAAATCCTTGGCACTGGATGGTACAGTAGCTGAAATAGATATTATACCAGAAAAGCTTGGTAATGATGCAGCTAAATCAAAGGGAAATGTTTCAAAAATACTACAAGTCTCCCTAGAAGATATTAATAAAAAGCTGTCAGCTACATATGTAAAACCAGACATGCTTATTCCTATAAAAACAATATCTGAGGATGAAACAGAAAAAATAAGTGTGCTATTAGAAATACCAGGAGTAATGGTAAATGAGAAGAAAGCAAGAGTATATCCGTTAAAGGAAAAAGCTGCACATCTAATAGGATATATTCAAGCAATAAGTGCGGAGGAAATTGAAAAAAATAAGGGGGAAGGCTATAGAAAGGATGATATAATTGGGAAAACTGGTTTGGAGAAAATATATGAAAAAACACTTAGAGGAAAAAATGGATATGAAATATATGTAGTAGATAAAAATAATAAAAAGAAAAAGTCTTTAATTAGTAAAGCAGTACAAAATGGTGAAGATTTAAAGTTAACCATAGATGCTGATATGCAGAGTCTTCTTTATGATGAATTAAGTAAAGATGCAGGAACTTCAGTAGCAATGAATCCTAAAACTGGTGAAGTACTCGCTCTTGTTAGTACCCCTTCATATGATCCTAATAATTTTGTCATGGGAATGTCGCAAGATTTATGGAAAAGTTTAAATGAAGATGAGAAAAAGCCTTTGTATAACAGATTTCAAAGCAATTTATGTCCTGGATCAGTTTTTAAGCCAGTAATTGCTGCCATAGGGGTTAAAACAAAGAAGATTGATGCAGAAATTTCTAAGAATATTTCAGGACTTAGATGGCAGAAGGATAAAAGCTTTGGGAATTATTTTGTTACAAGAGTTGTAGATTATGGACAACCATCAGATCTAAGAAATGCTTTTATTCATTCGGACAACATATATTTTGCACAGGCAGCATTAGATATCGGCAAGGATACGCTTCAAGCAGAGTTAAAGGAATTTGGCTTAGGTGAAAAAATTCCTTTTGAATATGGATTGTCTAAATCTCAATTTGATGCAGATGGAGATATAAAAGGTGAAGTTCAGCTAGCAGATAGTGGATATGGACAAGGTGAAGTATTGATAAATCCTCTTCATTTAGCAGCTATTTATAGTTCCTTTGTTAATAAGGGCAGTATGATAAAACCATATATTAAATATAATGGAACTGCAAAGTCAGAAATGTGGAAGTCTAATGTTTTTTCAGAAGAGGTGGCAAGCACAATTTTAAAGGATTTAACTCAGGTTGTTGAAAATCCTAGAGGTACTGGACATCAAGCATATATTAAAGGACTAAGCTTAGCAGGAAAGACTGGAACTGCAGAAATAAAGCTTTCTCAAGATGATGTTAATGGTACAGAATTAGGCTGGTTTGCGGCAGTTAATACGGATAGTCCTGATCTTCTTGTAATAGCTATGGCTGAGGATGTAAAAGAAAGAGGTGGAAGCCATTATGTAGTGCCAATGGTAAGAAAAGTATTTGAAAAATTTCATCCTGTTAAATAA
- the sdaAB gene encoding L-serine ammonia-lyase, iron-sulfur-dependent subunit beta, which yields MKNFGVFDIIGPIMVGPSSSHTAGAARLGKIAKTIVGADIKEVTFLLHGSFGKTYKGHGTDRALVAGILGMEPSDDDLRNSISIAESKGLKIKFIEYDLGQVHPNTVKLLITDVNNDYFEIMGSSIGGGNVEINEINGNSVLITGLYPTIITCHDDIPGTVAKVSDLIYEDKINIAFLKLVRGEKGKSATMTFEVDSTISDSLVKNIKKITGINKVIVINPETRRKHNDSEVS from the coding sequence ATGAAAAATTTTGGTGTTTTTGATATTATAGGTCCTATAATGGTCGGTCCATCATCTTCTCATACAGCGGGTGCTGCTAGACTTGGTAAAATAGCAAAAACTATTGTTGGAGCTGATATAAAAGAGGTTACATTCTTACTTCATGGGTCCTTTGGTAAAACTTACAAAGGTCATGGAACTGATAGAGCGCTAGTCGCTGGCATACTTGGAATGGAACCAAGTGATGATGATCTTAGAAATTCTATTTCAATTGCTGAAAGTAAAGGCTTAAAAATAAAATTTATTGAGTATGATCTTGGACAAGTACATCCAAATACAGTTAAATTGTTAATAACAGATGTTAATAATGATTATTTTGAAATAATGGGTTCGTCTATTGGTGGCGGTAATGTAGAAATAAATGAAATAAACGGAAATAGTGTTCTTATAACCGGTTTATATCCTACTATTATCACTTGTCATGATGATATCCCAGGAACAGTAGCAAAAGTGTCAGACCTTATTTATGAGGATAAAATTAATATTGCTTTTTTAAAACTTGTTAGAGGCGAAAAAGGAAAATCTGCAACTATGACTTTTGAAGTAGATAGTACTATTAGCGATTCTTTAGTAAAAAATATAAAAAAAATTACTGGAATAAACAAAGTAATAGTTATTAATCCAGAAACAAGGAGGAAGCATAATGATAGCGAAGTCAGCTAG